The following coding sequences are from one Simkaniaceae bacterium window:
- a CDS encoding helix-turn-helix domain-containing protein: MVCYNDNMKIVNRSYRYRFYPTDEQKIQLSHAFGC, translated from the coding sequence ATGGTGTGTTACAACGATAATATGAAAATTGTAAATAGATCATATCGATACAGATTCTATCCTACCGACGAGCAGAAAATACAGCTATCACATGCTTTTGGATGCT